Proteins from one Chitinophaga oryzae genomic window:
- a CDS encoding SusC/RagA family TonB-linked outer membrane protein: protein MSKRYARLWLWHRHAWLCGLLPLLCSQLVLAQQKQITGIVSDSTSGALTGVTVQVAGKAIGTQTDAKGVYHITAAPGETLSFRFIGYEEKKVVVGTQAVINVLLTANTAGLSEVVVIGYGARQKKDLTGAVATLSSKQMQDLPVAGVDQKLTGQIPGVQVSAVSGTPGGGAAIKIRGSGSFGASSDPLFVIDGFPIAASFGQQASPLGFINPDDIENITILKDASSTAIYGSRGSNGVAIVTTKRGQKGVPLVQVNSYYGMQEVPQKGRPQMLNAREFAQFRKDIIVDDFASRGQTATDADIPEEYRHPEQYGEGTNWYNTVLRKAPQHNTTVSVSGGSENTRYYFSFGYFKQDGVLRYTGYDRYTVRANIESNIGRKIKIGLNLAPTYHTQAVNDFENGFTDVLTRSLWLSPLIPVTDKNGARTPYISSPGMFSAANPLNSLEYGATKIKSLTGLATAYAEYEVIPGLKAKGSFNVSYGNGSTFVFNPSFLGGVNNPPPSIPNSSQSKANGLNWLGEMLLTYDRTFHKDHSLNLVLGYTAQKSREDVLVINASNYPDDLIKPIGAAATIPSYTQDVQEWAILSYLGRVNYAFKDKYLFTATVRSDGSSRFGYNTRYGTFPSAAIAWRASEEPFLKQVSWLSDLKARVSYGLSGNYNIGNYTYMSNVITNNYVLGNQIASGRATSSLSNPDLTWEESSQLDAGVDVGLFRNRITVTVDYYKRLTKGMLYNSEIPLSSGYTNVIINAGKVQNHGLEVGVSSENISGAFTWTTNANIAFNRNKVLALNDRNDPIYSGRSGEGSFTHITEVGKPVGLFYGYVVEGIYKDQADLDKSPKHVTSVVGSIKYKDVDGNGVIEPVNDFAIIGDPNPKFVWGLTNNFSFKGIDLGIVLTGAQGGQVMKAANQYLENIDGIFNTDRSVLNRWRSSQNPGDGKTPTTNGARVIYRDVNSSWIENGSFMRIQNITLGYNLNKDWLQRTRFISRARIYASVQNLHTFTRYSGANPEVSRKTVSGNATSTALTPGEDFTNYPLARTYTLGINLSF, encoded by the coding sequence ATGTCTAAACGTTATGCACGTTTATGGCTATGGCACCGCCATGCCTGGCTATGTGGGTTGTTGCCATTGCTATGTTCCCAGCTCGTGCTGGCCCAGCAAAAACAAATTACCGGTATCGTTTCGGATTCCACCTCCGGTGCACTGACCGGCGTCACCGTTCAGGTTGCGGGTAAAGCTATCGGTACCCAAACGGACGCCAAAGGCGTCTATCACATTACGGCAGCACCTGGTGAAACGCTGTCTTTCCGCTTTATCGGTTATGAAGAAAAAAAGGTGGTGGTAGGTACACAGGCAGTCATCAATGTTCTGCTAACAGCCAATACCGCCGGCCTGAGCGAGGTGGTCGTTATCGGTTACGGCGCCCGGCAGAAAAAGGACCTCACCGGCGCTGTAGCGACGCTCAGCAGCAAACAAATGCAGGACCTACCGGTAGCAGGGGTAGATCAGAAACTCACCGGGCAGATACCCGGCGTACAGGTGAGCGCCGTGTCGGGAACACCGGGTGGCGGAGCGGCCATTAAAATCAGGGGTTCCGGCTCCTTCGGCGCCAGCAGCGATCCCCTTTTTGTGATAGACGGATTTCCCATTGCCGCCAGTTTCGGTCAACAGGCAAGCCCGCTGGGCTTCATCAATCCCGATGATATTGAGAATATCACTATCCTGAAAGATGCCTCTTCCACCGCCATCTACGGCAGCCGCGGGTCCAACGGCGTCGCCATCGTGACCACCAAAAGAGGACAGAAAGGCGTACCGCTGGTGCAGGTCAACAGCTACTATGGTATGCAGGAGGTGCCGCAAAAAGGCCGCCCGCAGATGCTCAACGCACGCGAGTTTGCCCAGTTCAGAAAAGACATCATCGTAGATGATTTCGCCTCCCGCGGCCAGACAGCCACCGATGCAGATATCCCCGAAGAGTACCGCCATCCGGAACAGTACGGAGAAGGCACCAACTGGTACAACACCGTATTACGCAAAGCGCCTCAGCATAATACGACCGTCAGCGTAAGCGGCGGCTCAGAAAACACCCGCTACTATTTTTCTTTCGGTTATTTCAAACAGGATGGCGTACTGCGCTACACGGGCTATGATCGTTATACCGTCAGGGCTAACATCGAAAGCAATATCGGCCGCAAAATCAAAATAGGACTGAACCTTGCGCCAACTTATCATACACAGGCGGTCAACGATTTTGAAAATGGTTTTACAGACGTGCTGACCCGCAGCCTGTGGTTAAGTCCTCTCATCCCGGTGACGGACAAAAACGGCGCCCGCACGCCTTACATCAGTTCCCCGGGGATGTTCAGCGCTGCCAATCCGCTGAACTCCCTCGAGTATGGCGCCACCAAAATTAAATCGCTCACAGGGCTGGCCACGGCTTATGCGGAATATGAAGTCATCCCGGGACTGAAAGCCAAAGGCAGTTTTAATGTCAGCTACGGTAACGGATCAACGTTTGTCTTCAATCCGTCTTTTCTCGGAGGCGTCAACAACCCGCCGCCCAGCATCCCCAACTCTTCGCAGTCCAAGGCCAATGGCCTCAACTGGCTGGGAGAGATGCTGCTGACTTACGACCGGACCTTTCATAAAGACCATTCGCTCAACCTGGTGCTGGGCTACACTGCCCAGAAATCCCGCGAAGACGTGCTGGTGATCAACGCCAGCAACTACCCTGATGATCTCATCAAGCCCATAGGCGCCGCAGCCACCATTCCTTCCTATACGCAGGACGTGCAGGAATGGGCCATCCTGTCATATCTCGGCAGGGTCAACTATGCGTTCAAAGATAAATACCTGTTCACCGCAACAGTCCGTTCCGATGGCTCCTCCCGTTTTGGCTACAATACCCGCTACGGTACCTTTCCTTCCGCCGCCATCGCCTGGAGGGCTTCAGAAGAGCCGTTCCTGAAGCAGGTTTCATGGCTGAGCGATCTGAAAGCAAGAGTGAGCTACGGCCTCTCCGGTAACTATAACATCGGCAACTATACGTACATGTCCAATGTGATCACCAACAACTATGTGCTGGGCAATCAGATTGCCAGCGGCCGCGCCACCTCGTCACTCAGTAACCCGGACCTCACCTGGGAGGAGTCTTCGCAGCTGGACGCCGGCGTGGACGTAGGTCTTTTCCGTAATCGTATTACCGTGACCGTAGACTATTACAAACGTCTCACCAAAGGGATGTTGTACAATTCAGAGATCCCGCTCTCTTCCGGATACACCAACGTGATCATCAACGCCGGCAAAGTGCAGAACCACGGGCTGGAAGTGGGTGTGAGCAGCGAAAATATCAGCGGAGCTTTCACCTGGACCACCAACGCCAATATAGCCTTCAACCGGAACAAAGTCCTGGCGCTCAACGATCGTAACGATCCTATCTACAGCGGCAGAAGCGGAGAAGGCTCTTTTACCCATATTACCGAAGTCGGTAAACCTGTTGGGCTTTTCTATGGTTACGTAGTGGAAGGCATTTATAAAGACCAGGCAGACCTGGACAAATCGCCGAAGCATGTTACATCCGTGGTAGGTTCCATCAAATACAAAGACGTGGATGGCAACGGCGTGATAGAGCCGGTCAACGATTTTGCCATCATCGGAGATCCTAATCCTAAGTTTGTATGGGGGCTGACCAACAATTTCTCTTTTAAAGGCATCGACCTGGGCATTGTGCTGACAGGCGCCCAGGGCGGCCAGGTGATGAAAGCGGCCAACCAGTACCTCGAGAACATCGATGGTATTTTCAATACCGACAGGAGTGTGCTGAACCGCTGGCGCTCTTCCCAGAATCCTGGAGATGGTAAAACGCCCACCACCAACGGCGCCCGGGTAATTTACCGCGATGTCAACTCGTCGTGGATTGAAAATGGTTCTTTTATGCGCATTCAGAATATCACTTTAGGTTATAACCTGAACAAGGACTGGCTGCAACGTACCCGGTTCATTTCACGGGCACGCATATACGCCAGTGTGCAGAACCTGCATACGTTCACCCGCTATTCCGGCGCTAATCCGGAAGTAAGCCGCAAAACGGTGTCCGGTAACGCCACCAGTACGGCGCTGACGCCGGGCGAGGATTTTACTAATTATCCGCTGGCGAGGACTTACACACTGGGTATTAACCTGTCATTTTAA
- a CDS encoding RagB/SusD family nutrient uptake outer membrane protein has protein sequence MKRVCYFLSISICLCSCGKSFLDLNPETSINGAAFYKTEGEIEQAVNGAYNILQPLGTESYWIFGEMRSDNTAFQYNTADRGHEQWEFVDEFLAGATAECITNFWKNSYVGISRANDVLDNIPNVKSGFAAGKQDQYTGEAEFLRAFHYFNLVRQFGGVPLRDHSVVAPGGALSKGRATVDEVYARIIADLTDAAAKLPASYTGASVGRATSGAAYTLLGKVYLTRRQYSEALTALKKAAAMGYGLVPNYADNFDPGKKNGPESIFEIQYLGSQTGLFSTFMYIFAPYTSGSAVTGDSKTSINGSGSGWNIPTTDMISAYEPNDKRKDVSLAEGYKAANGSFVAIPYVKKYNHGYTEVGRTNDNFPVLRYADVLLMIAECLNEQSFVPNGEAFDLLNQVRLRAGLPKKTAGNPDPGLNIAGQEDFRKAVYHERQVELAFENHRWYDLVRTGKAVETMNAHGVREKQQKNYIPGNAYQVTTNRLLLPIPQTDINLDNLTQNPQ, from the coding sequence ATGAAAAGGGTATGTTATTTTTTAAGTATCAGTATCTGTTTATGCAGCTGCGGTAAAAGTTTCCTTGACCTCAACCCGGAGACATCCATCAACGGCGCTGCTTTCTATAAAACCGAAGGAGAGATAGAACAGGCGGTCAATGGCGCATATAACATCCTGCAGCCTTTAGGGACAGAGAGCTACTGGATTTTCGGGGAGATGCGCTCCGATAACACCGCTTTTCAGTACAATACCGCAGACAGGGGCCACGAACAGTGGGAGTTTGTGGACGAGTTCCTGGCAGGCGCCACGGCGGAGTGTATCACCAATTTCTGGAAGAACAGCTATGTTGGAATTTCAAGGGCCAACGATGTGCTGGATAATATTCCCAATGTAAAATCGGGATTCGCCGCAGGAAAGCAGGACCAATATACCGGCGAAGCTGAATTTCTCCGGGCTTTTCACTATTTTAACCTCGTGCGTCAGTTTGGCGGCGTGCCGCTGCGGGACCATTCCGTGGTGGCGCCCGGAGGAGCGTTGTCGAAAGGGCGCGCCACGGTGGACGAAGTATATGCACGCATTATCGCAGACCTGACCGATGCGGCGGCGAAACTGCCGGCATCCTATACCGGCGCTTCCGTCGGCAGGGCTACATCCGGCGCCGCCTATACGTTGCTCGGCAAGGTATACCTGACCCGCCGTCAATACAGTGAGGCGCTGACGGCGCTCAAAAAAGCGGCCGCCATGGGATACGGCCTGGTGCCCAATTATGCGGACAACTTTGATCCGGGAAAGAAGAACGGGCCGGAGTCCATTTTTGAAATACAATACCTGGGCTCGCAGACAGGCCTGTTCAGTACGTTCATGTACATATTTGCGCCATATACTTCCGGCAGCGCCGTGACAGGCGACAGCAAGACAAGTATCAACGGCAGCGGCTCCGGATGGAATATTCCTACAACGGATATGATCAGCGCCTATGAGCCGAATGACAAACGGAAGGACGTTTCGCTGGCGGAAGGCTATAAAGCGGCCAACGGTAGTTTTGTGGCGATACCCTATGTGAAGAAATACAATCACGGCTATACGGAGGTAGGCCGCACGAACGATAACTTCCCGGTGCTTCGTTATGCTGACGTGCTCCTGATGATCGCGGAATGCCTGAATGAGCAGTCTTTTGTGCCTAACGGAGAGGCGTTTGACTTGCTGAACCAGGTGCGTCTCCGAGCGGGCCTGCCGAAGAAAACGGCAGGGAACCCCGATCCTGGCCTGAATATCGCCGGTCAGGAGGACTTCAGAAAAGCCGTGTACCACGAACGGCAGGTGGAGCTGGCCTTTGAAAATCACCGCTGGTACGACCTGGTGCGTACCGGTAAAGCCGTGGAAACCATGAATGCACATGGTGTCCGGGAGAAACAACAGAAAAACTATATACCCGGCAACGCTTACCAGGTGACCACGAACCGGTTGCTGTTGCCCATTCCGCAAACGGACATCAACCTCGATAACCTGACTCAAAACCCGCAATAG
- a CDS encoding winged helix-turn-helix transcriptional regulator, whose product MITLNDKTYTCPVDVTLGFIGGKWKLLILSHLHWQEQSSYTKLKENLPGISEKMLSQQLKELERDLLVTKTVLSKKPYRVSYSLSAEGKSLAPLYEFASSWGVRYLKQHGIDYVQDQHLYK is encoded by the coding sequence ATGATCACACTAAACGATAAAACATATACCTGCCCGGTGGACGTCACCCTGGGGTTCATTGGCGGTAAATGGAAACTGCTGATACTGTCGCACCTGCACTGGCAGGAGCAGAGCAGTTATACAAAGTTGAAAGAGAACCTGCCGGGGATATCGGAGAAGATGCTCAGCCAGCAGTTGAAAGAGCTGGAACGCGACTTGCTGGTCACCAAAACTGTTCTTTCAAAAAAACCTTATCGGGTCAGTTACTCCCTGTCAGCCGAAGGCAAATCACTGGCACCACTATACGAATTTGCGAGCAGCTGGGGTGTCCGGTATCTGAAACAACACGGCATCGATTATGTCCAGGACCAGCACTTGTATAAATAG
- a CDS encoding group II truncated hemoglobin — MTTDKKIPTLYEWAGGMPVFEKLTDAFYKKVLKDPLLEPIFKHMSPEHQQHVAHFIAEVFGGPTTYSQEEGSHHRMVHKHLGKHLTEQHRQRWVALLLETADELGLPADPEFRSAFVGYLEWGTRIAVINSREEQLEMDKEQPMPKWGWGETGGPYVP; from the coding sequence ATGACGACCGATAAAAAAATTCCTACTTTATACGAATGGGCCGGCGGTATGCCGGTGTTTGAAAAACTGACAGATGCTTTTTATAAAAAGGTATTAAAAGATCCTTTACTGGAGCCGATCTTCAAGCATATGAGCCCGGAACACCAGCAGCATGTGGCGCATTTTATCGCCGAAGTATTTGGGGGGCCGACTACTTACAGTCAGGAGGAAGGATCTCATCACCGGATGGTGCATAAACATCTCGGCAAACATCTGACGGAACAGCACCGTCAGCGGTGGGTGGCGCTGCTACTCGAAACTGCAGACGAGCTGGGATTACCGGCAGATCCCGAATTCCGCTCGGCCTTTGTGGGCTACCTGGAATGGGGTACGCGCATCGCAGTGATCAATTCCCGGGAAGAGCAGCTGGAAATGGACAAGGAACAGCCCATGCCTAAATGGGGATGGGGAGAAACCGGCGGGCCGTACGTACCGTGA
- a CDS encoding glycoside hydrolase family 78 protein, giving the protein MIRQIVLLLLFITVACTAQTGQTALTRLRCEYRENPLGIDATVPRLSWEITSNKRNVMQQAYQIMVASSLESLKADKADLWNSGKVSSDQSLGVTYAGKPLETGNACFWKVKVWTSDGKESAWSEPGSWTMGLLQPSDWQAVWIGLDSAFAGDRPTDTFTRLSARYLRKDFRLPKKVKKATAYISGVGLYELYLNGSKTGKDVLAPGPTEYNKRTFYNTYDVTSQLQQGDNAIGAILGNGRYFSMRGNGSGLPPVTNFGYPKMICQLNVVYEDGSTDRIVTDNSWKVTAAGPVGANNEYDGEEYDATKEMPGWSKPGFNAASWLPVQLVSKPGELLVAQMNNNIRVMDTVKALQVKEIKPGVFIYDMGQNFVGWVRLKVKGASGTQVALRFAERLNDDGSLYMANLRSAKVTDKYTLSGKDTEEWEPRFTYHGFRYVEVTGYPGKPDLSAIEGRVVYDDMATTGHFETSNEVINQIYKNAYWGIRGNYRGMPTDCPQRDERMGWLGDRAVGARGESFIFDNHLLYAKWLQDIEDAQTPAGSVPDVAPTYWRMYSDNMTWPAAYLIIANLLYEQYGDDQPIRKHYASMKKWMAYMKDKYMKEYILTKDTYGDWCMPPESPELIHSKDPARKTAGDFLGTAFYYHLLTLMERFATITGNTADVASFKALGENVKMAFNKKFLNQEGGYYANNTPTANIFSLAYQLAPEDKQKQVFQHIADKTLNDYKGHISTGLVGAEWLMRTLTNYGRGDIAYQLATNTTYPSWGYMAKEGATTIWELWNGNTADPAMNSGNHVMLLGDLVVWYYQHLGAIQPDPDAPGFKKIIMKPLIAGDLKKADASYHSGYGMIRSNWEKTDKSFKWRISVPVNTHATVYVPAKDNKNIKEGGKPLADNKDVKFLRMEDGYAVYEIPSGDYEILQDN; this is encoded by the coding sequence ATGATCAGACAGATTGTTCTTTTGTTATTGTTTATCACGGTGGCCTGTACTGCACAAACAGGTCAGACGGCGTTGACCCGTCTGCGTTGTGAATACCGTGAAAACCCGCTTGGCATCGATGCTACCGTGCCCCGGCTGAGCTGGGAGATCACCAGTAATAAGCGGAATGTGATGCAGCAGGCTTATCAGATTATGGTCGCCTCTTCGCTGGAAAGCCTGAAAGCCGATAAGGCGGATTTGTGGAACTCCGGCAAAGTCAGCTCGGACCAGTCGCTCGGCGTAACCTATGCCGGTAAACCGCTGGAGACGGGCAATGCCTGTTTCTGGAAAGTTAAAGTATGGACAAGCGACGGCAAAGAGTCTGCTTGGAGCGAACCTGGGTCCTGGACGATGGGGTTGTTGCAGCCGTCCGACTGGCAGGCGGTATGGATCGGCCTGGACAGCGCTTTCGCCGGCGACAGGCCCACGGATACTTTTACCCGCTTGTCGGCAAGATACCTGAGAAAAGATTTCCGTCTCCCTAAAAAAGTAAAAAAAGCGACCGCTTATATCAGCGGGGTAGGATTGTATGAATTGTATCTCAACGGCAGCAAGACCGGTAAGGACGTACTGGCGCCGGGTCCTACGGAATACAACAAAAGGACTTTTTACAATACGTATGACGTTACTTCGCAGCTGCAGCAGGGCGATAATGCCATTGGCGCTATCCTTGGCAACGGCCGCTATTTCTCCATGAGGGGCAACGGCTCCGGCCTGCCGCCGGTCACCAATTTCGGTTATCCGAAAATGATCTGCCAGTTGAATGTGGTGTACGAAGACGGGTCGACTGACAGGATCGTTACCGATAACAGCTGGAAGGTGACGGCTGCCGGCCCTGTAGGCGCCAATAATGAGTATGACGGTGAGGAATATGACGCCACTAAAGAAATGCCCGGATGGAGCAAGCCTGGTTTTAACGCTGCTTCCTGGCTGCCGGTGCAGCTGGTGTCCAAACCGGGTGAACTGCTCGTAGCGCAGATGAACAACAATATCCGTGTAATGGATACCGTTAAGGCGCTGCAGGTGAAGGAAATAAAGCCCGGTGTATTTATCTACGACATGGGACAGAACTTTGTGGGATGGGTAAGGCTGAAAGTGAAAGGCGCCAGCGGAACGCAGGTGGCGCTACGGTTTGCAGAAAGGCTGAACGACGATGGTTCGCTCTATATGGCTAACCTGCGATCCGCGAAGGTAACGGACAAGTATACACTGAGCGGAAAGGATACAGAAGAATGGGAGCCGCGGTTCACCTACCATGGTTTCCGTTATGTAGAGGTGACGGGGTACCCCGGGAAGCCGGACCTGTCGGCCATCGAGGGAAGGGTGGTGTATGACGATATGGCTACTACCGGCCATTTTGAAACGTCCAATGAGGTGATCAACCAGATTTACAAGAATGCTTACTGGGGCATCCGTGGCAATTACCGTGGGATGCCTACTGATTGCCCGCAGCGTGACGAGCGGATGGGATGGCTGGGAGACCGTGCCGTGGGCGCCCGTGGAGAGAGTTTTATTTTCGATAACCACCTGCTGTACGCCAAATGGCTGCAGGACATCGAAGATGCACAAACACCGGCGGGCAGCGTTCCGGACGTGGCGCCCACTTACTGGCGGATGTACTCCGATAACATGACGTGGCCTGCCGCGTACCTGATCATTGCCAACCTGCTCTATGAACAATATGGGGACGACCAGCCTATTCGTAAGCATTACGCTTCCATGAAAAAGTGGATGGCCTATATGAAGGACAAATACATGAAAGAGTATATCCTCACCAAAGATACTTACGGCGACTGGTGCATGCCACCAGAGTCACCAGAGCTGATACATTCCAAAGATCCGGCCCGCAAGACTGCCGGCGATTTCCTGGGCACTGCTTTTTATTATCACCTGCTGACGCTCATGGAACGTTTTGCCACTATTACCGGTAATACCGCTGATGTGGCGTCTTTTAAAGCGCTGGGCGAAAATGTAAAAATGGCCTTCAATAAAAAATTCCTGAACCAGGAAGGGGGGTACTATGCGAATAATACGCCTACTGCCAATATCTTCTCGCTGGCTTATCAGCTGGCGCCGGAAGACAAACAAAAGCAGGTGTTCCAGCATATCGCCGACAAAACGCTCAACGACTATAAAGGTCATATCAGTACCGGTCTGGTAGGAGCGGAGTGGCTGATGCGCACGCTGACCAACTATGGCCGTGGCGATATCGCTTATCAGCTGGCAACCAACACTACCTATCCCAGCTGGGGATATATGGCGAAGGAAGGTGCTACTACTATCTGGGAGCTATGGAACGGCAATACTGCCGATCCGGCTATGAACTCCGGTAACCACGTGATGTTGCTGGGTGACCTGGTGGTGTGGTATTACCAGCATCTCGGCGCCATCCAGCCGGACCCTGATGCGCCCGGATTCAAGAAGATTATCATGAAACCGCTGATAGCAGGAGACCTGAAAAAAGCAGATGCTTCTTATCATTCGGGTTACGGCATGATACGCAGCAACTGGGAAAAGACAGACAAGTCTTTTAAATGGCGTATAAGCGTTCCCGTTAATACGCATGCAACAGTGTATGTGCCGGCAAAAGACAATAAAAATATAAAAGAGGGCGGAAAGCCGCTTGCAGACAATAAGGACGTAAAATTCCTCCGGATGGAGGATGGATATGCGGTGTATGAGATTCCGTCAGGGGATTATGAGATCCTGCAGGATAATTGA